The genomic stretch aactgggAATGTCAAGATcttggtttgtttgctttttaggaTGGGGGAGACctgggtatgtttgtaggcagcagggatgGAGCTGGTAAACGGGGAGATATTGGAAATTGGAGGAGAGACAATACTAGAGAATTTCAAATAAGTCTCTGCAAAAGTGTGATCACTAATATGGGATCTGCAGGATTCTCTTGGTGCAGGGAGGTCCCAGCTGAGGTCGGATAACTGAAATCCATAGTGGATAGTCCGACTGGATTAGGGGACTTCTTCCAGTTCTTTTGTGAAACATGGGAGGAAGGTGGTGGCACTAATCTCTGGTTGGGGTTAAGCAAAGCACGGGAAGCTTCTAAGAACAGGAGAGAGTGTGAAGGTCAGattaggaaaagaggaaagtggagtatatgtgtgtgtgtgtggggtgttgGTCTgagaaagggctgaggaatggAGGGATTGGAGGGCTCTCTGAAAGCAAAGATCAGgtatgggggtaggggagggagaggcctagagaggtgaaatgataaGAGGTTGTCATCAAAGAAGGGAATCATGGAATGAGAACACTTGTGGGTAATGACAAGATCTAGGTATGTCCTGGACTCATTGGGtaggcagtttggtgaagccttcTCACAAccatgtttttaatgcataagataaaatacataagattacaaagaaaaccaattctttTTAAGTATGCTtatcaaaacatattttaaaaagtttacagATTCCCTAGTCAGGGTATGGCCACCCCAGGGTATGCCTGAGGTGGAGGTCATGGAATACTGAcaaagttggggtgggggggtcagaGTGTTTGAGGGCATGTCAACACCTATGCTGAAGAAGTGAGGAAGACAGTAAACCAGGCGCTGAACTAActcctggagaaaggaagagctaCCTGGGGACCAGTCAACAACAGCAATGTTGGGGTGAACATCAGAGGAGGAGAGGGTGCTGAGCGGTGGTGGCAAAAGGGGAGCCTGGAAACAtcgagaaaaagagagggaggaaggttctgcctcccttccagggCTGACTACAGGGTGAGTAGCTGGCCTTTCTGGCTATCTGCCAGACTCTTCCAAGGGTTCCTCTCCCTCTGAACCCTACTGATGATGTACCACAGCATGTTCACTGCAGCAGCCCAGGGAGAAGCATGGTGGTGCTTTGCTCCGGCCTCAGgctactcctccctcccccatgctcccctcctctcttttggGGCTCACCGCAGATGGGGATGCTGCACTCCTCTCGCCGCAGGGTCGGGTCGGTGGTGTAGCACCAGGGGCCAGTGGAGCTGCCGTCCGGGTTTCGGCAGAAATTTTCCCGGAGGTCAGAGTCAGGGTGTGTGGAGGAGTTGAGGCTGAAATAAGAAAGGGCTCAGTATAGAGAGAGACCCCGGGGAGCCCGGCCAGAATCCAGGGGTCAGTTGAGGGATGGCCCTGGCCCAGCCTCTCTCCATTGGTGTGGGATGAGCACACTCACTCTGGCTTGTGTGGATAGTAGCTCCTCCACAGTTGACATTCAATGCCAGACTTGGTGACAGAGATGTTGCCCCGGTAATTCGCCCCTAGGCCCTGTGCACAATTCCCTGCCAAAGAAGGTCCAGATTAGGGTCACTGAGCCCTCAGTGGCCCCTCCTCACTCTCTGGTCTGCTCGGGTCCCTACAGCGTCCTCTTCACCCCTTCCCCCTAGTGTAGCTCTGCCTAGGATATGACGGTGCTCACTGCACCAAATTCATGATAAGTGCTTTCGGTTTCGTAGAGTGATATGATCTTGTTTGatccctgagaggtaggtacaattatccccatttacagttgaggcatctgaggcagacagaggtgggtgaagtgacttgcccagggtaatacagctaggcagtgtctgaggctggatttgaactcaggtctccctgactccaagcagAGAGCTCTATCCATGTGGACACGTAGCCACCATCTGAGCCCCAGGTCCTAGTGCCACATTATAGGCGTGGTTCTCCCTGGAGTTAGCCCTCCTCTCAGCTCTGGGCCAAGGCCCATGCCTTGGGTATGGCTCTCCCCTCTGTCCAACTTGGACAAAGCTCTGCCCTCTCTCCTAGCACAGCCTTTAACCCCGGCACAGCTTTCTCCTCTCAGGAGCTGATTTCACCCCCTGGCCCGGCACTCCATGGTACTTCTTACCTTTTAGGCAGTTGTCAAAAATGTCTCTTGAGGTTGTCCTCACAGATTCACAATCTAGGAAAGAGCCAGAAATGTCCATGGGAGCAAGAGACGAGGTACTAGCAGGCAGGGGGCCTCTGAGTCTCCATTGGCTTTGGCTAGGTCACAAGCTGGCCCCCAGGTGCCTGAGACCCAGAAAGCCTGGGGGGGTCTgctccaggcccagggctggGCTATGGATGAGAGGTCAGAAGCCTCCCACGGGTGACCAGGAAGGCCCCAGGCTAAGTGTCTGCCATCCCACCCCTGACCATTTTACTCACTTTTGTACTTGCTCCAGAATTCATCCTGTAAAGAGGATGGCTGCATTGTAGGGCTGGGACCACCTCCAGGCCgctgcgccgcccccccccctcccgcccctcgactccccccctcctccccccctcccccacccagcccCTTTTCACCGTGGCTGTGGTTGACTCCAGAGCCTCAAAGGCCTCTTCATAGTTACACAGCTCCTCCAGACACTCCCGCTCGAGGTTTCCCGCGCGCATCTCTTCCAGGAGGCCCCTGTTGGCCCGCCGAACCCTCTGGAGCACAGACAGTGCCTGCTGCTGGCCTAGGAAAACTGTAGGGGAGGTTGGGAGGGGGAGGTGTGGAGGGTGAGCCTATAGCCCCCGACAGGGCAGGGCCCAGACCTTAGCCTCCTCTCCGGAGGGCCCTCATTGGAGGTCCAAGGGGCGGGAGAAGAAAGTCAGAAACTCAGGTTTAGCTCCCTGAGGTCTCTGTCCACTCATCAGCAGCCAGCactttgcagacaaggaaactgggTCCTGAACAAGGATGCCACCGTGggtaagcagcagagccaggattagaccccaggggtggggggggcgctACTGCTAAAGAATGAGGGGCTCAGTCCTCCtgctctccccctctcccttttctctggaGGGGGATCAAAGCAAAGTGCCTGCCCCCTCCATCACAGAGACCCCCTACCGCCCCTCGACAACAAAACCACCCTTTGTCCACTTTCCTGTGCTCCCCGATCTCCCTTCACAAGGAAACCTCCAGTCTCTTTTGATCTCCTATATTTACTGTGGGTCCTCTCCCTAGTGCCTGTCACTTTTCTTTGGGGGTTCCTGATCCCATTCCCCGATCCGGACCCCAAAGAGTGTTCTAGGGGTCCTAGTGTTTGGGTCCTTACCATGTTCACAGTGGGCAAGGGAGAGCAAGACTCCTAGGGTCAGGTAGCTTTGTAGGGTCAGGCCCTGAACACCCATCATGGTGCTCATGGAGAAGCTGTGGACGTAGGGATCACAGGCAGGCCGATCTGGCTCCTCTGGGTTAATGTTGAACCAACATGAAGAAATCAGCAAGTAGGGGTCAGCGGGTCAGGGCTGGAGGGACAGCCGTTGCTCCTGCCCACCCCCACTTTTGGCTTCTGATCTTGGCCAGGAAAAGCCCAGAAGTTATGTGCTTGGGGGCACGTCATCCCGGGCATCAGTGCACGTTGTGTTGGACTCTCGTCTTGGCCCAAAGAGAGAGCAATGGATCAGAAGTTTGACTGTAAAAGGACAGGGGCTCTTGTTTGGGTCTTCCCGTGTATTGACTGTAGGACCTGGGGAGAATCCCTTGTCTGAAAAACTGGGATGTTAAGGCCTCTCCTGCCTACCTTTCAGGGATCAGAGACCAAAGGATTTGGGCTAGAAAGAGTCTTGGAAATTAAAGTCATAGGCCCTAATTTTATACATTAGAAGACTGAGAcccccaagaggttaagtgatgtagTCAATGCTATAAGTAGCCAAGGCTTTTTTTGTAGccacagtgcttaacacaatgtctgacaaacagtaagcacttaataaatttgcatgaaatgatgcagagcaaAGAAGCAGAGAATAGTATTCATGATGACCGCGATAAGATAAATGAAACGACACTAAAAGATAGCAGAACACAGACCAGAGCAATGGGAGGAATGATGATGAAATCTGAGGTGGGGGACTTTGGGTACTGGATGTTGAACTGGAGCTGAGAGGCTGTGGctgagtcatagaatcatagacaaaGAGCTAGAAAGgcctttacagagaaggaaactgaggcagagaaaagtcTCAGGAGAAACTGACCCCAGGGGCCAAGCCTCCAAACCCAGAACTATTTCCACTTGGGTTGGCTTTGATTCTctaggggggaggaagaggatatTGAGTGGATaacaatgggggaaaaaaagcaacaataagtTTTTATTCCCCAAATTTATATTTACAAGGTTAATAGTCACATGAATTTTCTGGCTTCAGAGTCTCATGTACAGCTTTGTGATCAGCTATGAAATTGCCCATTTTTGGAAGGGAATAgacacaaataaaagaaacagaagcTTAGCCAACGTGTGCTAGAAAGTGCCCCAACCAATAACTTGGCTCCTCCTGTGGAAAGAGTCCCTTGAACCTGGGGCCTTTGCCCACTGGATCACTGTACTTGGGGCTGGCCAGAACGTCATGTTCCATTGGCCTCCTGGGCTTGAGGCATCTCTTTGCTCTCAACTGACACAGCCCCCCatcctgtctcttttttttttccctggatggCTGTCCAGTCCTTGTTTTCTCTccaccctccctctcccacttccTGTTTGCTGTAGGTAGAGGGTGGAAGAGTAAATATTAGCCCTGAGCCTGAGGACTGAGGGACAAAGAGCAGGTCCAGAGGGAATCAAAAATTCTCTTTTCTGGTGTGTCCCTCCTGGGTCTAGCCTAGGATCATGTGCCATCTGGGGAGGTCGGTGGGAGGGGCAAGTTAGGGTTGAGGGCAAGGATTACATAGAGGAGAATGAAAGAGGAAAGGGCccactaggaaaaaaaaggaatcactGGCTGACTCGACCAATGCTACTCCAACCTCGGCCGGAAACAAGCTTCCCATAGCAGGTGAAGGGTAGGGAGGCAGGGCTTGTTCTGCATTGGCAAGGCCTGTGGTCAGTCTGGCTGCTGCCAGCTGAGCGTAGCCGTCACTTCCCATAAAATAGTAGAATGTTTGGTGGAGGGTCAGGAATCTCCAACATGGAGTTGTGGAAAGGGTGCTAGATTGTCAGGGACTCTGGGTTCCAATCTTGGATAGATATGACTTGAGGACAGGTGACTTCATCTCTCTGCCTCCAAGTTTCAGACTAGATGAAGTCTaaggccctctcagctctgattCAACAATCCTTTGATGCCCAAAGAGCAGGaggccttccctccctccttcctctaggttttaaaatattatacgGCTCACGATGACTTTGTTATCCCTCATACACACTATACAATGGGGTCATCTTTTCTGAGGGTACATTTGCTGGAAAATGTTTACATTTCTTGTGCATATCACTGCTGGGAATAAACTGTGGCCCACTTACGCCAACCATATTTTTGCCCATTTGGGTCACCTGACATTTGTATTTTTAGGAAGACTGTGGCTTGCAGCCATTCAACATCACCAGAATACTGGAGGGATACTTCAACCAGGGAAAATACAAGGTTGTCCCAAACAGACTGACACAACCTATCAATTAACAATGGACTAATTAAGCTGATCCAAGGTTTGGCATTTCTAGGAAAAAGGGAGTAGAACAAGGGGAGAAGGTATCCTTGACAGGGCCAGGCAGTGGGAGAGCTGGGAGTGAGGTGAAACATGGCCACAGCTTTTCCTGAAATAGTTTCTTtgaggtggtttttttgtttgttttgcctttgaGCACCTGGGATTATTGAAagtgctaacttttttttttttggtgggggggcaatgagggttaagtgatttgcctagggtcacacagctagtaagtgtcaagtgtctgaggctggatttgaactcaggtcctcctgaatccagggccagtgctttatccactgcactacctacctgcccctgatcAACTTCTCACAGTTATTCCAGCCCCATCACTTGCTCCCAATTCAGTTCTTAAGGattttataaagataaaaagtAGGAGTATGGATGGATAGCTCGTTATTAATGATGTCTTGACCTTCCTTTCTGGTAATATCACATgtgatttttcccatttgtttagtatctctccctctttccgatatcttttttttgttgttgttgcagggcaatgggggttaaatgacttgcccagggtcacacagctagtaagtgtcaagtgtctgaggccggatttgaactcaggtactcctgaatccaaggctggtgctttatccactgtgccacctagctgccccctttccaatATCTTAAAAGTTAATCTCTTAAAGCTTTCAAAACTACTCCACAAGcataggtttgggtttttttccttttctatgtgtACATGGTTGGCTCCAGTTGTTCTCCCTGTCTTCTTGTACCTCAGCACTTGTCATTTGCTCATGTAGCACATTGGAGAAGGTGTTCAAGAGTCCAAATGTGCCATCTCCTGTCAtcaatgttatggaaatgctaaGATATGCTCTATTTTTTGGTCTCTTGTCCACATTCCTCTCTATAAATACTCTTGCAAAGATCTGTTTAGTTGGGTGGGTCTCATGCCAACATTTCTCTAgacttatttttctcttccttctttttatgAAGCAACAGGGCTCTTAATTTTCCACCATTTCTTCTTCATAGTTTTCCAAGTGAATTTTTATTTACCAACACAGGTCTGTTTGACAATATCAAAATATGGTTTTCTGGATGAGGTATTCTCTGGATTCCACCTCCTAACAGAGGTGATTAGCTTTTGATTGCTTAAATTTCTTTGAGGAAACATAGGGAATTTGCTTCAAGGTTTCTTCTTTTATCTACTTCTGATTTTCAGTGTCAACAGGCCACCTGAACAGGTCAGGATGAAGCTTTTAGAACCATCAGGTCTTCTCATATTCATCCTTCTGATTCAGtcaatttctactttttgttaCAAGTTGTTCTTCCAATGGCACACGAACTGATAATTCCTAAATGACTCCCACATCAGTAACTGGGACTATGTATAAGGTCATCATTGATCATTTTTGTCCAGTGTTTTTCCATATCCAGTGTCTCCTGACTTATTTTtgaaagatattttatttatttcattaaatatttcacaatttcatgtaaaaaaaattcttgaacaTTCCTGACTTACTTCTTAAGGAAAGTATTCATGATACAAGGATATGATGTTTGCCAACAGTCAACAAGTCTTTGACCTCTTTCATTTCTCATTCCAGAATCATATTTTCCAGCATATTTTTGGCCTACCTTTCGCATGCCCACTCTTGCACCAAAGTCACTACGTGCTAGGACTCGTTGACTTTGTTTGGAAGATCTGATAAAGTTTTTGTAGAATGTCTTTCTCCCTTCATATTTTGCAGCAGATATTGGTACGAAAGCTAGAGATATCTTCATGAcaatctttttgttttatattcacCCCAAGTACTATAAGGCAGGATAACTTATTGTGTAGCAAAATAATGCTGTTTCTGGGTACATAATGAAACCAACTTCGCCAACTTTTCTTTGGATCTTCAAGAAGTTGTGGGAGCCATTCTTCTAATTAGCTGCAATATccttttatttggggattttataATGAGAATGTTGATATTGAAATGGTTCAGCTAGGCATGTTAACCCCTAAATGTGACCAGAAATATGTtgtagagaggggcagctaggtggcacagtggataaagcaccagccctggattcaggaggacctgagttcaaatatggtctcagacacttgccacttactagctgtgtgaccctgggcaagtcacttaaccctcattgccctgccctccccctccccaaaaaatgtTGTAGAAAAAAGGATACTATAATTCAAAGATAGTTAAATTCAGGCACAAAAGAGCTAGAAATGATCACAGAATATAGAGCATAAAGTTAGAGCTGAAGGAACTTTAGGAAGGCAGCATAGTATAATACAAACGAGAATTAGACAAGAGGAGGTAGAAGACACAGAATCATGTACCAAGGATCTGTGCTCAGCGCTCTGCTGTTTAATGTTATCAATGATTTGAATGAAGGTATGCACAGCAGGCTCATCAGTTTTGCTTTTGACATAAAACTGTACCACACTGGATGATAATCAAGATCCCTAAAGATATTTATAGGGTGGAGGGATAAATCTAATCAGATGACATCATTAGGGTGAATTTGTAAAGTTTTACAGTGGGGCACAGATCAATGTGAGGAGGCATGGTTAGACAGCAGTTATGACAAGGAGCTGGGAGTCTTAGTGGACTACAAGGTCAAAgaagtcaacagtgtgatgtggCTGCCAAAGAGGCTAACATGATCCTGGGGTACGTTGAGAAGTACAGTTCCCATGAATATGAAGGTGACAGTGCCACTGTTCTCTTTCTTCCAAACTCATCTGGAATACTGTGTGTGGTTCTGGGCAACAGAAAGCCACTGACAAGCTGCAAAGCATCcagagggcaaccaggatggggaagggtcTTGAGTATGTTATATAAGAataggttggggggcagctaggtggcacagtggagaaaacactggtcctggattcgggagtacccgagttaaaatccggcctcagacacttgacacttattagctgtgtgaccccgagaaagtcacttgacactcattgccctgccccgcccctgcaaaaaaaaataggttggttgaaagaaatggaaatgttgGCCTAAAGAAAAGAGTCAGAAGGGGACAAGACAGctgtttttaagtatttgaaggggcTACATTAGGCTGGTTCTATTTGGTCCCAGGAGACAGAACCAGAGACGATTGACAAacattgcaaaaaacaaaacaaaacccacaaatttAGTTAGGTTTAGTGTTCAAAAACAGAATAGGCTTCCTTGAGAGGTGCTTAGTTACCCCCTTTGTTAAGGTCTTCAAGCAGACACCAGATGACCACTTAATAGGTATATTATGCTAAGGAATCCTTTTGGGTAAAGGCTGAACTAGATGGCCACTTCCAACTCTTCAATCCTGTGTAATTTCATGATTTAATTGTTGTGGGACATTGAGTAAGTCGTTTTTCTTCGATGGACCTgaatttctccctctgtaaacTGAAGCTGGCTTAGAGCAGCTGTTGTCAAACTTTTTGGTCTGGGGACTCCTTTACACTTTTTTTCCcgtttttcttatttattaagaTATATTCCACAAGATTTCTTCAATTAGAAATTCTTTGAAACAATACCATCATTTTTTGCCAGCTGGAGAATAGAGTCATTAGATTCTCCCATTCCATGAATTGCTCCACAAATTGCATAAGTTTTAAACTGGCCATTGAATCTGCCTGTGACCTTGTCAATCTTGGCCACATTCATCTGGACAGACACATGGTCCTTGGCCCCGATGATCCTGTTGCTCGAGGAGCATTTCCATGGCACGTACGGGTTCACAAACTCAACGGTATCATTCTGCATTTTGGAAGCTGAGGGAACTGAATGCAAACTCAAAAGAGgcgaaagagaaaaagaagcacCCCTTTACACTCTTGAAAATTTAGGactctccctttccccaagatTTTATGTGGGTTTTATCTGTTGATATTTCTGGTATCAAAAAGTCAGCATTACTACTATGGAAAATAGTTTTGGCCACTGAAAGAGTCTGAGACCCCCAAGGGTCCCTCAACCACATTATAAAAATTACCAGACTAAATGATCTATAAGGTCATTAACACTTTCAAGTCTGAAAGCTCAATAACCTTAGAACTTCTTGAGCTTTAGTTCACTGCTTTGTAAATAAGGATAAAATATGAATGCTTTCTCCATTGCAGGACTCTTGTTTTGGGCTAGACCTGGGTTTGTTTGGAAACCTACTGGCATGAAACTCTTCCCGACAACAGAGATCTCCCATAGCTTTTAGAGGGTTCCTAGGAGGCActaagctaaatgacttgcccagggtcacacagataatgtgtTATCTGTTGGACTTGAAACctgctcttcctgaccccaaggctgGTACCATACTGCTTCTCAGTAAAGGAGccaatgtatgtaaaatgcttggcaAATCTTAAAACCCTAGATGAATGTCAGTTATTAACACAGAACATTTGAGCTGGAAGGGCTCTTTGCTTGCCCTTTCTACAGATGGGagaaccaggattcaaagccagtttttctgactccaagttcagggctCTTACTccaaaaaaatgagaacaaatgTCCTGTACATATTAATCTGGGTCCCGTAGAACTGTATTTTATAtccaacacaaaacaaaactctgggatgacttttttttttgaggcaattggggttaagtgacttgcccagggtcacacagctagtgtcaagtgtctgaggctggatttgaactcaggtcctcctgaatccagggccagtgctttatccactgcaccatctagctgccccgggatgaCTTTGTTTAAAACCTaacacacaaaaaattttttaagggcaatgagggttaagtgacttgcccagggtcacatagcaaatgtcaagtgtctgaggccagatttgaactcaggtcctcctgaatccaggactggtactttataccctctgagccacctagctgccccctaacctaaCAAATTTTAAACTGAATCATTTTGCTATttcaaatttgtatttttgtagtcTGTAGGGGCCATGTCCCCTCAAAATGCTTTTCAGGGAGAAATGGAATGAATGCTcttccttttatgtgtgtgtatgtgtgtgtgtgtgt from Dromiciops gliroides isolate mDroGli1 chromosome 6, mDroGli1.pri, whole genome shotgun sequence encodes the following:
- the LOC122730837 gene encoding 40S ribosomal protein S21-like → MQNDTVEFVNPYVPWKCSSSNRIIGAKDHVSVQMNVAKIDKVTGRFNGQFKTYAICGAIHGMGESNDSILQLAKNDGIVSKNF